A window of Nonomuraea angiospora genomic DNA:
GTCTCGTCGAACTCGAACACCGGCATCAGCTCGACGCAGTTGACCCCCAGCTCCCGCAGGTACGGGATCTTCTCCACGAGCCCCGCGTACGTGCCGGGCGCCGCGACCCCGGAGGAGGGGTGCCCGGTGAAACCGCGCACGTGCAGCTCGTAGATCACCAGGTCCTCGTGCGGCAGGTGCGGCGGGCGGTCGTCCTCCCAGTCGAAGTCGTCGAGCGTCACCCGCGACCTGTGCCGGTAGGGGCCGTGACCGGTCAGCATCCTGGCGTACGGGTCGCTGAGCACGAGGTCCGGGTCGAAGCGGTGGCCCTCCCACGGCCGGCGGGGGCCGTCCACGCGATAGCCGTACTCCAGGCGCTCGACATCGAGGCCGAACACGGTCATCGCGTGGACGCTGCCCACCCGGAACGACTCCGGGAAGGGCAGCTCGGCCATCGGCTCGGGCTCGCCCTCCCGGTAGAGCACCAGCGTCACCGAGGTGGCGTGGTTGGAGAAGACCGAGAAGTTGACACCCCCGGGCACCCGCGTGGCGCCGAACGGCAGCGACCGCCCAGCGCGCACGGGGTATCCGGCGATCCGCTGCGTGGGGTAGGCGTCGATCGGCTCCAGGACGGTCATACGGTCAACGCCTCCACGCCTTGTTCGACCGACTCGACCACGGTGAAGAACCCGAGGAAGCCGGTCGCCTCCATGATCGCGCGCACCTCGGGGGACAGGCCCGTCAGCGCGAGGCGTACCGTGCCGTGCTGGGCCTGCCGGTAGATCAGCAGGAGCACCCGCAGCCCGGCGCTCGACATGTACAGGGTCCGGGACAGGTCCAGCACCACGAGACCGTCCTCGGGGAAGAGCGCCTGCAGGTCCTGCTGGACCTGGGGCGCGGTCTCGCTGTCGAGCCGGCCGTCCAGGCTGATGACGGTCACCCCGCCGCGCGGCTCTTTCCACAGTCGCATGGACATGTCACTCCTCCACGGGCGCGAGATGGGCGCGCACGGTCACCGGCGAGGCGGAGTCGGGCAGCTTCACCGTCATCGCCGCGGCGTCGAAGAGCTGGTACGGCGAGCCGTCCACCTCCACCCACTCCAGCCGGACCCGGCCGGGCGGCAGCGCGTCGGGCGCCACCCGCAGGACGCGGTCGGTGAACCCGTCGGGCCGCGGCCGGAACCACAGCGTCAACGGCTCCTTGTCGATCAGCAGCCGCTGGTAGACGGTCGCCAGGAAGCACAGCTCGGCCGCGTGGCACATGCTCATCGAGTGGCTGCCCTTGAACCGCTCGTTGCCGAGCAGGTACGGGTGGCCGTCGGCGAGCACGTTGAAGTAGATCCCGCCCTCGTCGTGGTCGAGGAAGAAGGCGCTGTAGAAGGCGGCCGACTCCCGCGCCCTGCGCACGAACTCCTCCTCACCCACCAGCCCCGCCAGGATCTGGTAGGCGAGGATCGCCTGCTCCTGCTGCCACCAGGCCTTCCTGTCGTGCCAGACGAACCGGTGGACGTGCTGGCCTGGGGCGAGCCTGCGCTCGACCACGTCGTACCAGCCGCCGCGCTGCGGGTCGCTGCCGAAGCCCGGCATCTTCTCGCCGATCTCGGTCGCCAGCGTCCGGTAGCCGTCCTTGGGCCGGATCGACATCATCCGCATGAGGTTCCAGGCGATCTTGAGGTTGTGCCCGACGACCGCCCTGTCCTGCTGCCAGTGCCAGGTGGTGTCCGGCGTCCAGTCGGCGTGGAAGCGCTCCTGCACGTACGGGCTGTCCTTCCTGGGCATGTGCTTGGCGATGAGGTCGAACGTCTCCTCCAGCATGTCGGCGTGCCGCTCGTCGCCGGTGGCCAGGAACAGGTTGATGAGGTAGGCGGGGGCGTGGTCGCCGACGGAGTTCCAGTTCTTCCTCGACCGGTTCGGGCCCAGCGACTCGTGGTGCGGGCTGAGCAGGATCGGGTCGATGTGCGAGTAGTAGCCGCCCCGCTCGGGGTCGTGGAAGAACTTGCGGAACAGCCGCAGCGTGCCGTCGATGTCGGAGGCGATGCGCGGGTCCCCGGTGAGCCGGTAGAGCTGGGTCGGGCCGGCCAGGGCGTAGATCTGCTCGTACATCGGGATCGCGTCGTAGTCGTCGCCGAACTCGGAGGTGAACAGCTTGCGCTCGACCCCGTCGCGCACGTCGATGCCGTGGTACCAGTACACGACGTCCTCGTCGCGGTCCACGAAGCGCATGTGCTCGCGCAGGTAGGCGGCGCCCTGCTCGGCCACCTCCAGGAAGTCCTCCTCGCCCGTGAGCATGTAGGCCGAGGACATCCCGTAGACCATCCGGGAGATCGTGTCGGTCTCCTGCACGTCCTGGCCGGCCTTCTCGCCGCCCAGCCGCAGCATGGTCCGGTACGCCGAGTAGTCGATCGGGCCGTCGGCCCCGAACTGCGCCTTGCGGTAGAACCGGCCCAGCTCGCGGATCTGCTTGACCCACCAGTCGGGCTGCTCGAAGGCGTACTGGCCGGGCTGCCTGCCCAGGAAGATCAGCGTCTTGGCCTCGATCGTGTACGAGCCGTTCTCGTGGTAGAAGATCCCCTTGACGAACACGTAGGTGCCCGGCGTGAGCAGCTGCTCCAGGTGCGCCGAGGCGTCGAGGTACGGCTCCGAGAGGTTGCGCACGAACTCGGCGGAGGTGGTGCCGGTCAGGCGCACCCGCACCGGCCGCCCGTCGTTGGTGCGCAGGCTGATCTCGCCGTGCTCGAAGCCGGTGACGTAGCCGGCCACCAGGTCGGAGAAGGTGAAGTCGGGCCGGTAGACCGTCTCGGTGCCGCGGTCGGCGGCCACCAGGTCGATGATCATGCGGGCGAACGCGGCGCAGTGCTCGGCCGTCCGGCCGGTCACCAGGTCGCGGTCCACCACGACGTCCTGGTCGGTGTAGACGGCGCCCATGTTGCGCACGTCGCCGACCAGGTTGTTGTGGCACGTCACGCGGCGGCCCTTGACCGCCTCGGCGATGGGCGCCGCCAGCCAGAGCCCGTGGCAGATGACGCCCTTGACGATCCGGTGGTCGTCGAAGGCCTCCTTCAGCAGCTTCACGGCGGGGGCGAGCTCGTGGACGTCCTCGGTGTAGCGCAGCCGGTCCGACACCATGCCGGACGGCACGATCAGCACGTCGATCCGGCTCAGGTCGGCCTTCTCCAGGTCGCCGCTCACCGTGAACGGCTCCTTGAACTCGTGGCCGTGGAAGGTCAGCGAGTC
This region includes:
- a CDS encoding STAS domain-containing protein, with amino-acid sequence MRLWKEPRGGVTVISLDGRLDSETAPQVQQDLQALFPEDGLVVLDLSRTLYMSSAGLRVLLLIYRQAQHGTVRLALTGLSPEVRAIMEATGFLGFFTVVESVEQGVEALTV
- a CDS encoding AGE family epimerase/isomerase, coding for MREKRLAGRTVAILMESDYVEQELHYYQRRFTEEGARVEFLTRLWGQDSLTFHGHEFKEPFTVSGDLEKADLSRIDVLIVPSGMVSDRLRYTEDVHELAPAVKLLKEAFDDHRIVKGVICHGLWLAAPIAEAVKGRRVTCHNNLVGDVRNMGAVYTDQDVVVDRDLVTGRTAEHCAAFARMIIDLVAADRGTETVYRPDFTFSDLVAGYVTGFEHGEISLRTNDGRPVRVRLTGTTSAEFVRNLSEPYLDASAHLEQLLTPGTYVFVKGIFYHENGSYTIEAKTLIFLGRQPGQYAFEQPDWWVKQIRELGRFYRKAQFGADGPIDYSAYRTMLRLGGEKAGQDVQETDTISRMVYGMSSAYMLTGEEDFLEVAEQGAAYLREHMRFVDRDEDVVYWYHGIDVRDGVERKLFTSEFGDDYDAIPMYEQIYALAGPTQLYRLTGDPRIASDIDGTLRLFRKFFHDPERGGYYSHIDPILLSPHHESLGPNRSRKNWNSVGDHAPAYLINLFLATGDERHADMLEETFDLIAKHMPRKDSPYVQERFHADWTPDTTWHWQQDRAVVGHNLKIAWNLMRMMSIRPKDGYRTLATEIGEKMPGFGSDPQRGGWYDVVERRLAPGQHVHRFVWHDRKAWWQQEQAILAYQILAGLVGEEEFVRRARESAAFYSAFFLDHDEGGIYFNVLADGHPYLLGNERFKGSHSMSMCHAAELCFLATVYQRLLIDKEPLTLWFRPRPDGFTDRVLRVAPDALPPGRVRLEWVEVDGSPYQLFDAAAMTVKLPDSASPVTVRAHLAPVEE